One genomic region from Candidatus Caldarchaeum subterraneum encodes:
- a CDS encoding phage-related protein, translating into MIRVLGVEAASRGLEKLGEDAVKHVEKVLAAAAEECMSRARENAPVRTGRLRESIAVSRQDKLAYVVEASAPYAGYVEFGTSRQRPRRYMQTALLQTLQTLRRRLQP; encoded by the coding sequence GTGATTAGGGTTCTGGGTGTGGAGGCGGCTTCGCGGGGCTTGGAGAAACTCGGCGAAGATGCTGTGAAGCATGTGGAGAAAGTTTTGGCAGCTGCTGCGGAGGAGTGCATGAGTAGGGCGAGGGAGAACGCGCCCGTTAGAACTGGACGACTGCGTGAAAGCATCGCGGTGTCGAGACAGGATAAACTGGCCTACGTCGTCGAAGCATCCGCGCCCTATGCGGGCTATGTGGAGTTTGGGACATCGCGGCAGCGTCCACGCCGCTACATGCAGACAGCCCTTCTCCAAACACTCCAGACCCTCCGCAGACGGCTCCAGCCCTGA
- a CDS encoding nuclease produces MRVSPVTILAVFIIGFFTGYLVYSSTAPSPPTITKTTTAPTTIRQTFTTTILSTQTTTITSSYKVGGKPVDLVATVYRIVDGDTFDAFPSGRVRLADINTPERNEPGYNEAKEALRRLVEGKQVFLDVDNVNVMDSYQRLVAVVYVQHNSTHVLNVNLWLVTNGYAVFRDFNNEFNPSTWSLYLPFS; encoded by the coding sequence ATGCGCGTAAGCCCCGTAACAATTCTCGCGGTCTTCATCATAGGTTTCTTCACAGGATACCTAGTGTATAGCAGCACCGCCCCATCACCTCCAACCATCACCAAAACAACAACAGCACCCACCACAATTCGCCAAACATTCACAACAACAATCCTTTCAACACAGACAACAACCATCACATCCAGCTACAAGGTTGGCGGAAAACCTGTCGACCTAGTGGCAACCGTTTACAGAATAGTTGACGGCGACACCTTCGACGCTTTCCCATCGGGGCGTGTGAGACTCGCGGACATCAACACACCTGAGAGAAACGAGCCCGGCTACAACGAGGCGAAGGAGGCGCTGCGACGTCTCGTCGAAGGCAAACAAGTCTTTCTCGACGTAGATAACGTGAACGTGATGGATAGTTACCAGAGGCTTGTGGCGGTGGTGTATGTGCAGCACAACAGCACGCATGTTCTCAACGTCAACCTCTGGCTAGTCACAAACGGCTACGCCGTGTTCCGTGACTTCAACAACGAATTCAACCCATCCACGTGGAGCCTTTACCTCCCGTTCAGCTGA
- a CDS encoding prophage MuMc02, terminase, ATPase subunit — protein sequence MMKRSDVVQLLLHAAGFDIRLHPWQKRFIDDPSRFRIILKHRGAGATFTIAAEACAEALTHPASTILLISYSLRQSLEIFRHVRTILSRLENKRLKHGHSIYRLAAKIGARTVELGNGSRIISLPNNPESLRGYRADAVYVDEAAFFRGDTNLKTAIMFTTVARNGRVTLVSTPKGKRGWFHEAWTTDNTWSKHLVKLGDSPHITMHDLEELRKTMSPLEWRQEMMCEFLDEVNAFIPYEKILECVEDYVPARVVGGRVYVGVDFGRFRDSTVIIAVVEDGERFRVCYVEELRQKPFAAQLEAINRANMVLHPAIVAVDSTGMGAPLAETLAKTIPHLQPITITSSTKQTLVNNLRNNILNKKLIIPADEKTLINQLRLYQEINTGHSIKYEAPAGEHDDYVMALALACYAAQTTQAQKTEASLFWRWSSAPQLSAEKQ from the coding sequence GTGATGAAACGAAGTGATGTGGTGCAGCTTCTACTGCATGCCGCAGGCTTCGACATCAGGCTTCATCCATGGCAGAAACGCTTCATCGACGACCCCAGCCGCTTCAGAATAATCCTCAAACACCGCGGCGCAGGCGCAACATTCACAATAGCTGCAGAAGCTTGTGCCGAGGCATTAACACATCCAGCTTCAACAATTCTCCTGATCAGTTACTCGCTTAGACAAAGTCTCGAAATTTTCCGCCACGTAAGAACAATCCTCTCACGCCTCGAGAACAAACGGCTCAAACATGGACACAGCATATACAGACTGGCGGCGAAAATTGGTGCGAGAACAGTGGAGCTGGGCAACGGCAGCCGCATAATCTCTCTTCCCAACAACCCCGAGTCTCTCCGCGGATACAGGGCCGACGCGGTTTACGTGGATGAGGCCGCGTTCTTCAGAGGCGACACAAACCTGAAAACAGCCATCATGTTCACAACCGTTGCACGCAACGGACGCGTCACGCTCGTCTCAACACCGAAAGGAAAGAGAGGATGGTTCCACGAGGCTTGGACAACAGATAACACATGGTCCAAACATCTCGTCAAACTCGGCGACTCACCCCACATAACCATGCATGACCTTGAGGAGCTGCGTAAAACCATGTCACCTCTTGAGTGGAGGCAGGAGATGATGTGCGAGTTTCTCGACGAAGTTAACGCCTTCATCCCATATGAGAAGATTCTGGAGTGTGTGGAGGATTATGTGCCCGCGCGCGTTGTCGGGGGACGTGTGTATGTTGGCGTGGATTTCGGCAGGTTCCGTGACTCGACCGTGATAATCGCCGTTGTCGAGGATGGTGAGAGGTTTCGGGTGTGTTATGTCGAGGAGCTGAGGCAGAAGCCTTTCGCGGCACAGCTCGAGGCAATTAACAGAGCCAACATGGTTCTCCACCCCGCAATAGTCGCCGTCGACAGCACAGGCATGGGCGCACCACTCGCCGAAACACTCGCAAAAACCATACCACATCTCCAGCCCATAACAATCACATCATCAACAAAACAAACCCTCGTCAACAACCTCCGCAACAACATCCTCAACAAAAAACTCATCATCCCCGCCGACGAAAAAACCCTGATAAACCAGCTACGCCTCTACCAAGAAATAAACACAGGCCACTCGATAAAATATGAAGCCCCCGCCGGAGAACACGACGACTACGTCATGGCCCTAGCCCTCGCATGCTACGCAGCACAAACAACTCAAGCCCAGAAAACAGAGGCCAGCCTTTTCTGGAGATGGAGCTCAGCGCCGCAGCTCTCTGCGGAGAAACAGTAG
- a CDS encoding oxidoreductase: MEKKHLGKSGEWVAAIGLGTWGIGGRETPDYSQDDQAIEAIRYAVELGMNHIDTAEIYGGGHSEELVGKALKTIPREEVFVATKVWPSNLRYDDVLKACRRSLERLQLKYVDLYMIHWPNPRIPVSETMHALEKLVKDGLVRYIGVSNFDVPLLQEAMEACRSEEIVSNQIIYSLENRENEREVIPFCEKNKITVVAYTPLGKGRIAAEAEKNTERGRALATLAKKYGKTPTQVALNWVIWKPHVITIPKAIRREHLEENAGGAGWRLAEEDYQLLSRAWR, encoded by the coding sequence TTGGAGAAGAAGCATCTGGGTAAATCGGGTGAATGGGTTGCGGCGATAGGGCTGGGGACATGGGGTATAGGAGGCCGCGAAACCCCCGACTACAGCCAGGACGACCAAGCCATAGAAGCTATCAGATATGCTGTGGAGCTTGGCATGAACCACATCGACACCGCTGAGATATACGGCGGAGGCCACAGCGAGGAGCTCGTCGGAAAAGCGTTGAAAACAATACCGCGTGAAGAGGTGTTCGTCGCCACCAAGGTCTGGCCCTCCAATCTCCGCTACGACGATGTCCTCAAAGCCTGCCGCAGAAGCCTTGAGAGGCTTCAGCTCAAATATGTCGACCTCTACATGATTCACTGGCCCAACCCACGCATCCCTGTTTCGGAGACGATGCATGCCTTGGAGAAGCTTGTGAAGGATGGGCTGGTCCGCTACATAGGTGTCAGCAACTTTGATGTCCCGCTTTTGCAGGAGGCGATGGAGGCGTGCCGAAGCGAGGAAATCGTCTCCAACCAGATTATCTATAGTTTGGAGAACAGGGAGAACGAGCGGGAGGTTATACCCTTCTGCGAGAAAAACAAAATCACCGTGGTAGCCTACACGCCTCTGGGCAAAGGCAGAATAGCGGCCGAAGCTGAGAAAAACACGGAGAGAGGCAGGGCCCTCGCAACCTTAGCCAAAAAATACGGCAAAACACCCACGCAGGTCGCGTTGAACTGGGTCATTTGGAAACCACACGTCATAACCATACCCAAAGCCATCCGCCGCGAGCATCTCGAGGAAAACGCCGGCGGAGCAGGATGGAGACTGGCCGAGGAAGACTATCAACTATTGTCCAGAGCTTGGCGCTAG
- a CDS encoding ABC-2 type transport system permease produces the protein MREILGEIGVLTMREVRKWLRSPFLMFFTLVQPVIWMGLFGKAFNITGFLRIPEEMLQNLPPYVTSQLAEIFNNVMTRFFGTADIDYFSYIAVGMLSITVLFSSMSSGMGIAWDRRLGFLNKLLAAPIWRGSIIVSKVLSGVLRAIMQAALLLLVALAFGARFHVLFPLGPLAAFAALFFLALGLTSLFIALGLRLKSWESQAAVMNLLNLPLMFASNALYPIALMPSWLQAVAQANPISYAVDAVRQSFILGSAANTAALLTDLTVTTGFGIGLLMLSAYLAGTALQKS, from the coding sequence ATGAGGGAGATACTGGGCGAGATAGGTGTGTTGACTATGCGCGAGGTCCGTAAATGGCTGAGGTCGCCGTTTCTGATGTTTTTCACGCTTGTCCAGCCGGTTATCTGGATGGGGCTGTTCGGCAAAGCCTTCAACATCACAGGCTTCCTCCGCATACCCGAGGAGATGCTCCAGAACCTGCCTCCATACGTTACGTCGCAGCTGGCGGAGATATTCAACAACGTGATGACAAGGTTCTTCGGAACAGCGGACATCGACTACTTCAGCTATATCGCCGTCGGCATGCTCAGCATCACGGTGCTGTTCTCCTCTATGTCGAGCGGCATGGGTATCGCATGGGATAGACGACTTGGTTTTCTCAACAAGCTTCTCGCAGCACCCATTTGGCGCGGCTCCATCATAGTCTCCAAAGTCCTGTCAGGAGTGTTACGGGCAATCATGCAGGCGGCGCTGCTTCTTCTCGTCGCCCTCGCATTCGGCGCAAGGTTTCATGTGTTGTTTCCGCTGGGGCCTCTGGCGGCTTTCGCCGCCCTTTTCTTCCTCGCACTAGGGCTTACCTCGCTATTCATCGCGCTCGGGCTTAGGCTGAAGAGCTGGGAGTCCCAGGCAGCTGTCATGAACCTGCTCAACCTTCCGCTCATGTTCGCGAGCAACGCACTCTACCCCATCGCTCTCATGCCATCATGGCTCCAAGCCGTCGCACAAGCAAACCCCATCAGCTACGCCGTAGACGCTGTCCGACAATCCTTCATACTAGGCTCAGCGGCCAACACAGCCGCTCTCTTAACCGACTTGACGGTGACCACGGGCTTCGGCATCGGCCTGTTGATGCTCAGCGCCTACCTCGCCGGAACAGCTCTCCAGAAAAGCTAG
- a CDS encoding antibiotic ABC transporter ATP-binding protein, whose amino-acid sequence MMASIVVEGLVKKFGDFTAVNGVSFSVGEGELFGFLGPNGAGKTTTINILTTLLKPTAGKATVAGYDVSTHPHEVRKQVGLVPQELTVDDDLTGMENLMLQAGLYHIPRSEARRRALELLDLVGLREFADKRVETYSGGMRKRLDLITGLLHEPEVLFLDEPTLGLDVATRAAIWDYIRRLRKETGTTVFLTTHYMDEADSLCDRIAIIDRGVIKAIDTGEGLKARLGGDIIELELVENGLDAVRLLEGVEGIRRVYLDGGVYRLTVERGDKTLPHVLEVLIQRGVSVKRVSMKRPSLDEVFLEFTGRKLREESGSWEETFRRRMVLRRMRA is encoded by the coding sequence GTGATGGCTTCGATTGTTGTTGAGGGGCTTGTGAAAAAGTTCGGAGACTTTACAGCGGTTAACGGTGTGAGCTTCTCTGTCGGAGAGGGCGAGCTCTTCGGCTTCCTCGGCCCCAACGGCGCAGGCAAAACCACAACCATCAACATCCTCACCACACTGCTCAAGCCAACGGCGGGAAAAGCCACAGTCGCCGGCTATGATGTCTCAACACATCCACACGAGGTTAGAAAACAGGTCGGGCTAGTGCCACAGGAGCTAACAGTCGACGATGACTTGACAGGTATGGAGAACCTGATGCTCCAAGCAGGGCTATATCACATCCCACGCAGCGAGGCTCGACGCAGAGCGCTTGAGCTTCTTGACCTCGTCGGCTTGCGGGAGTTTGCGGACAAGAGGGTGGAGACCTACTCGGGAGGCATGCGGAAACGGCTTGACCTGATAACGGGGCTGCTGCATGAGCCGGAGGTGCTTTTCCTCGACGAGCCCACTCTCGGCCTCGACGTCGCCACGCGGGCAGCAATCTGGGACTACATCAGACGCCTTCGAAAAGAAACAGGAACAACGGTTTTTCTCACAACACATTACATGGATGAGGCTGACAGCCTCTGCGACCGCATCGCTATAATCGACAGAGGCGTCATCAAGGCTATTGACACGGGTGAGGGGTTGAAGGCGAGGCTTGGCGGAGACATCATCGAGCTTGAGCTGGTGGAGAATGGTTTGGATGCGGTGCGTCTTCTAGAGGGTGTTGAAGGCATCAGACGCGTGTATCTCGACGGCGGTGTCTATAGGTTGACTGTTGAGAGAGGTGATAAGACGCTTCCGCATGTTCTCGAGGTGCTTATCCAACGAGGTGTCTCTGTGAAGCGTGTTAGCATGAAGAGGCCTTCGCTTGACGAGGTGTTTCTCGAGTTCACGGGCCGTAAGCTCCGTGAAGAGTCTGGCAGCTGGGAGGAGACGTTTAGGAGAAGGATGGTTTTGAGGAGGATGAGGGCATGA
- a CDS encoding transcriptional regulator, PadR family: MFLCRVFILVVFRYIVMRRIWPSHGQFFAMKRGGIRLLILRALSQRPMHGYDVAKEISRMFGGLYEPSAGTIYPTLQWLEDEGMVATEVVGGKRVYSLTEAGARYLEENRDKLEGLMSLWNSECGSEKMELLKTGRRLAQAFMIVMAENDAEKLRAAAEILEDARRRLSELVMR, encoded by the coding sequence TTGTTTTTGTGTCGGGTTTTTATTTTGGTTGTTTTTCGATATATCGTGATGCGTAGAATTTGGCCCAGCCATGGACAGTTCTTCGCCATGAAACGTGGCGGTATTAGGCTGCTCATTCTCAGGGCTCTTAGCCAGCGGCCGATGCATGGTTATGATGTTGCGAAGGAGATTTCGCGGATGTTTGGTGGGTTGTATGAGCCGAGCGCGGGCACAATCTATCCTACGCTCCAGTGGCTTGAGGATGAGGGGATGGTTGCAACCGAGGTGGTTGGAGGGAAGCGTGTTTACAGCTTGACCGAGGCGGGTGCACGGTATCTCGAGGAGAACAGGGATAAGCTAGAGGGGTTGATGAGCCTTTGGAACAGCGAATGCGGCTCCGAGAAGATGGAGCTCCTGAAGACGGGGAGGAGGCTTGCGCAGGCCTTCATGATAGTGATGGCGGAGAATGATGCGGAGAAGCTTCGCGCCGCGGCCGAGATTTTGGAGGATGCGAGGAGAAGGCTTTCGGAGCTGGTGATGCGGTGA
- a CDS encoding nucleotidyl transferase, which translates to MKPVVLCGGEGSRLRPLTYYFQKTMIPVGREQKPLLEYILMHLKAYGFSEAVLLVGYKGEQVVNYFGDGERVGMRLTYVWDREDAKGTCGALLNALREKAFTMDDTLLIYYGDILTNLSLSELVEQHRREKATATLAVSPRYQLPVGVATIENNRLTEMREKPFININVTIGLLVLEARALAYAENASDIMSDLIPRLIEKKEKVAAYITEAFWYDVGSTEKYEKLTHEIVEKYLEGLYQTSR; encoded by the coding sequence ATGAAACCTGTTGTCCTCTGCGGCGGCGAAGGAAGTAGACTGAGGCCCCTCACCTACTATTTTCAGAAGACGATGATCCCCGTCGGACGGGAGCAGAAGCCTTTGCTCGAATACATTCTCATGCATCTCAAAGCCTACGGCTTTTCTGAGGCGGTGCTGCTTGTGGGATACAAGGGGGAGCAGGTTGTCAACTATTTCGGCGACGGCGAAAGGGTTGGGATGAGGCTCACCTATGTATGGGATAGGGAAGATGCTAAGGGGACCTGTGGCGCCCTGTTAAACGCCTTGAGAGAAAAGGCCTTCACCATGGATGACACACTTCTCATCTACTACGGCGACATTCTCACCAACCTCAGCCTCTCAGAACTCGTCGAACAACATAGACGAGAAAAAGCAACAGCAACCCTCGCCGTCTCACCGCGTTACCAGCTCCCCGTCGGCGTCGCCACCATCGAGAACAACCGCTTAACCGAGATGCGTGAAAAACCCTTCATCAACATTAACGTAACCATAGGCCTACTCGTCCTCGAGGCAAGGGCCCTCGCATACGCGGAAAACGCTTCAGACATCATGTCAGACCTCATCCCCCGCCTGATTGAGAAAAAAGAAAAAGTCGCCGCATACATAACAGAAGCTTTCTGGTACGACGTCGGCTCAACCGAGAAATACGAAAAACTCACACACGAAATCGTCGAAAAATATCTCGAAGGACTCTATCAAACAAGCCGCTAA
- a CDS encoding iron ABC transporter ATP-binding protein encodes MGLMRVFSLSAGYGGVPVVSDIDLELLAGEFVVVIGPNAAGKTTFLKTLAGLAKPVTGVIYLAGEDMRVLGLRQRARNVAAVLTGRPDVSGMLVEEVVGLGRYAWTGPLHMLAPVDKKVVDDAMAKTGVAHLRGRRVSTLSDGQLQRVLIARALAQHPRVLILDEPTTHLDAKSRLEIITLLHSLAHRENLTVIASTHELELALRFADRLILIADGKAIMADDPAELIKDQRFIKAFGLADGVTLSHTTLSIEYRPHRNTGVAPVFVIAGAGTGAAFYRLLLKTGYDVATGVLHENDVDHHVAASLGLDIVSERPYTRISWEKLNQAEEKMCNASAVVYTSPPLGEQNMGNYILLEKAIEHGLPTYVVGGVHSGAETIHTPRELVAKLNTGLRKRGLEAFSSP; translated from the coding sequence ATGGGGTTGATGCGGGTTTTCAGTCTGTCAGCAGGCTACGGCGGTGTCCCAGTTGTCTCCGACATAGACTTGGAACTGCTGGCGGGCGAGTTCGTGGTGGTGATCGGCCCCAACGCCGCGGGCAAAACAACCTTTCTCAAGACCTTGGCGGGGTTGGCTAAGCCTGTCACGGGAGTTATCTATCTCGCTGGTGAGGATATGCGGGTGCTTGGGCTGCGGCAGAGGGCGAGAAACGTGGCCGCTGTCTTGACTGGGAGACCCGATGTGTCGGGGATGCTTGTCGAAGAGGTTGTGGGGCTTGGACGATACGCTTGGACGGGGCCGCTTCACATGCTGGCCCCCGTCGACAAAAAGGTTGTCGATGATGCTATGGCGAAAACAGGTGTAGCGCATCTTAGAGGCCGCAGAGTATCCACGCTCAGCGACGGACAGCTCCAGCGAGTGTTGATAGCGAGGGCCCTCGCACAGCATCCCCGCGTCCTCATCCTCGACGAACCCACCACACATCTCGACGCAAAATCAAGACTAGAAATCATCACCCTCCTACACAGCCTCGCTCACCGCGAAAACCTCACAGTCATCGCCTCAACCCACGAACTCGAACTCGCCCTCCGCTTCGCCGACAGACTAATACTCATAGCAGACGGAAAAGCAATAATGGCCGACGACCCCGCAGAACTCATCAAAGACCAAAGGTTCATCAAAGCCTTCGGACTAGCCGACGGCGTAACACTCTCCCACACCACCCTCTCAATAGAATACCGCCCACACAGAAACACCGGCGTAGCCCCTGTCTTCGTAATCGCTGGAGCCGGAACCGGCGCAGCTTTCTACAGGCTATTACTCAAAACAGGCTATGATGTCGCGACGGGTGTGCTTCACGAGAACGATGTCGACCACCATGTAGCTGCCAGCCTTGGCCTCGACATCGTTTCTGAGCGGCCCTACACGAGGATAAGCTGGGAAAAGCTCAACCAAGCCGAGGAAAAAATGTGCAACGCCTCCGCGGTTGTTTACACGAGTCCACCCCTTGGCGAGCAGAACATGGGTAACTATATTTTGCTGGAGAAGGCTATCGAACACGGACTCCCAACATACGTGGTCGGGGGTGTTCACAGCGGAGCTGAGACAATCCACACTCCACGCGAACTCGTAGCCAAACTCAACACAGGCCTCAGGAAGAGAGGCCTTGAAGCCTTTTCCTCGCCCTGA
- a CDS encoding iron complex ABC transporter permease produces the protein MRGWAFPLLSTALFASFLSSVFLGSVRVPPSDVLMYLLGWRGEVHVFDVVVDMRLVRGVAAVLTGASLGVAGAVLQSLFRNPLADPFVLGISSGSSLAIALTLVAGLGAGLIQAYDPYALYMAAAAGAALTSLAVVIFSTIAKTAIGLILAGVMLGYLNAGLTTLLVTLSPVETMRAFSFWTLGTFSAAKWSLVEPVLPLFAVGLVASLLVAKPLNALAFGEEVAASMGAWVRGARVAAVAASSAVVALATVVAGPIGFIGLAAPHVARLLAKSVDNRVVIPLSGLAGATLSITADIAARNIMPPLDLPLTAITSLFGAPIILLLLLRGGKWG, from the coding sequence ATGCGGGGCTGGGCTTTCCCGCTTCTCTCAACAGCTCTTTTCGCATCATTTCTCTCCTCTGTTTTTCTCGGCAGCGTGAGGGTTCCTCCCAGCGATGTTTTGATGTATCTGCTTGGATGGAGAGGCGAGGTCCATGTGTTCGATGTCGTTGTTGACATGCGGCTGGTAAGAGGAGTTGCGGCTGTTTTGACCGGTGCTTCGCTCGGTGTGGCGGGCGCCGTTCTCCAGTCTCTTTTCCGCAACCCCTTGGCGGACCCGTTCGTCCTCGGCATCTCCTCAGGCTCCTCCCTCGCCATCGCACTCACACTCGTCGCGGGACTGGGCGCGGGCCTCATCCAAGCATACGACCCCTACGCACTCTACATGGCCGCGGCCGCGGGAGCCGCTCTTACATCACTCGCCGTCGTCATCTTCTCAACCATCGCGAAGACAGCGATTGGCTTGATACTTGCCGGCGTGATGCTCGGCTACCTAAACGCCGGCCTCACAACACTGTTGGTAACCCTTTCACCCGTGGAGACGATGCGTGCCTTCAGCTTCTGGACGCTTGGGACTTTTTCGGCTGCGAAGTGGTCGCTGGTTGAGCCTGTTCTTCCCCTGTTCGCTGTTGGTCTTGTTGCTTCTCTTCTCGTCGCCAAGCCTCTCAACGCTCTCGCGTTCGGTGAAGAGGTGGCTGCTTCGATGGGGGCATGGGTTCGCGGGGCACGTGTAGCAGCTGTCGCCGCGTCTTCCGCCGTTGTGGCGCTTGCAACAGTTGTCGCAGGACCCATAGGGTTTATCGGACTCGCCGCCCCGCATGTCGCCCGCCTTCTCGCAAAATCGGTTGACAACCGCGTCGTCATCCCGCTCTCAGGACTCGCAGGGGCAACCCTCTCAATAACAGCTGACATCGCCGCACGCAACATCATGCCACCCCTCGACCTACCTCTCACAGCCATCACCTCGCTCTTCGGCGCACCAATAATCCTCCTACTCCTCCTCAGAGGTGGGAAATGGGGTTGA
- a CDS encoding iron complex ABC transporter substrate-binding protein: protein MDYPTNIMNKTTTILSILIIIGLVGGFLLGQSIAQPVVRTVYVTSVETRVQTTVETRSIATTVTEVVERHGPEVRYAKLFALENRGGYVLLRDGLNRTVLAVPRDAPLPDLRVDLVVRTPVERAVLMSATHVALVERLREYEPELLGRVVGLMWGGSYAWFFPEVDRLLQRGVISDVGAAWSPDFERLVALQPDLVMIYTYPGDPVVSKLEELKLPYVVVSEYLEDDLLGRFEWIKFVSVFFGLEDVADKVFSYVEQSVLLTSLRAKALVAHGVPAPKVVWFSVYRGTVYVAGGGSYVAKALKDLGASYVFSDIASSGSATVTPEELVARALDADVIVLSTDLITTREDLLKELPQLAESKAFRENRVYRYSSDIFQLGYYASEEWFRDLAKMLYPGAFDGGGGPRFFVEVR, encoded by the coding sequence ATGGATTATCCAACCAACATCATGAACAAAACAACAACCATCCTCTCAATCCTCATTATCATAGGCTTGGTGGGTGGGTTTTTGCTCGGCCAATCCATCGCTCAGCCTGTTGTTCGGACGGTTTATGTGACGTCTGTCGAGACGCGTGTTCAGACTACTGTTGAGACACGGTCAATCGCCACTACTGTGACGGAGGTTGTTGAGCGTCATGGGCCTGAGGTGAGGTATGCTAAGCTGTTTGCGTTGGAGAATCGTGGGGGATATGTTTTGCTGCGTGATGGGTTGAACAGGACGGTGTTGGCTGTGCCGCGTGATGCGCCGCTGCCTGATCTCAGGGTTGACTTGGTTGTGCGGACGCCTGTTGAGCGGGCTGTTCTGATGTCGGCCACCCATGTGGCTCTTGTGGAGAGGCTGCGTGAATACGAGCCTGAGCTACTCGGCCGAGTAGTAGGCCTGATGTGGGGCGGGAGCTATGCATGGTTTTTCCCCGAGGTTGATAGGTTGCTGCAGAGAGGTGTGATAAGTGATGTGGGTGCGGCGTGGTCGCCTGACTTTGAGCGGCTTGTCGCGCTTCAGCCCGACCTCGTCATGATATACACCTATCCCGGCGACCCTGTTGTCTCGAAGCTTGAGGAGCTTAAGCTGCCCTATGTCGTTGTCTCCGAGTATCTTGAGGATGATTTGCTTGGACGGTTTGAGTGGATAAAGTTTGTCTCCGTTTTCTTCGGTCTCGAGGACGTGGCTGATAAGGTGTTCAGCTATGTTGAGCAAAGTGTTTTGCTTACTTCTCTTCGGGCTAAAGCTCTTGTCGCACATGGTGTTCCCGCTCCTAAGGTTGTCTGGTTCAGTGTTTACCGTGGGACGGTGTATGTGGCGGGTGGCGGAAGCTATGTGGCCAAAGCGTTGAAAGACCTCGGCGCATCCTATGTCTTCTCCGACATCGCTTCATCTGGCTCGGCGACCGTGACACCGGAGGAGCTGGTAGCACGTGCACTTGACGCCGACGTCATCGTCCTCTCAACAGACCTCATCACCACCCGTGAGGACTTGTTGAAGGAGCTGCCTCAGCTCGCAGAGTCGAAGGCTTTCCGCGAGAACAGAGTGTATCGCTACAGCAGCGACATCTTTCAGCTGGGCTACTATGCCTCCGAGGAGTGGTTCAGGGATTTGGCTAAGATGCTTTACCCCGGGGCCTTTGACGGCGGAGGTGGGCCGAGGTTTTTCGTGGAGGTGCGTTAG
- a CDS encoding molybdenum hydroxylase family protein, medium subunit, producing MKSVNEVFLVPETVNKALQLKRLYRDSALVVSGGTASVQLVTKMLVSPTAIISLEKLPLNYVKKKGNTIEIGATTTAAEIIESGEVPTCLLEAAKGIHGLALKQNATIGGNIFTPAPGGDMATALLSLDAQLILNSTQGMRTVPLAKFYKGPLTYNIRSNELLTAIRIRNPPQHSMFMKQTFYRYGGQTLASVSVALDSVDKVKRVGVAVGGLTPHPYRASKVEKMLMGQKISKELIETTAQNIVEEASDTGLVSGEYLSHLAGVLYKRILTRLTSSR from the coding sequence TTGAAATCGGTAAACGAGGTTTTTCTGGTGCCGGAAACGGTTAATAAAGCTCTCCAGCTAAAACGACTCTACAGGGATTCGGCTCTTGTCGTCTCCGGTGGAACGGCGTCTGTTCAGCTTGTCACGAAGATGCTGGTCTCGCCTACAGCCATAATATCCCTCGAGAAGCTCCCGCTAAACTATGTTAAGAAGAAAGGTAACACGATTGAAATAGGCGCCACCACGACAGCGGCTGAGATTATAGAAAGCGGCGAAGTTCCGACATGTCTTCTGGAAGCCGCTAAGGGGATACATGGGTTGGCGTTGAAGCAGAACGCAACCATCGGCGGCAACATCTTCACACCCGCTCCTGGCGGAGACATGGCCACGGCCCTGCTAAGCCTCGACGCACAGCTCATCCTGAATAGCACACAGGGCATGAGAACTGTTCCGCTTGCAAAGTTTTACAAAGGGCCACTCACCTACAACATTCGCAGCAACGAGCTGTTGACTGCTATTCGGATAAGAAACCCACCCCAACACTCCATGTTCATGAAACAAACATTCTACAGATATGGAGGACAGACTTTGGCATCCGTGTCTGTAGCGCTGGACTCTGTTGACAAAGTTAAGAGAGTTGGTGTGGCGGTGGGTGGGCTAACGCCTCATCCCTACAGAGCATCAAAAGTTGAGAAAATGTTGATGGGCCAAAAAATCTCCAAAGAACTGATTGAGACAACGGCCCAGAACATAGTCGAAGAAGCATCTGACACAGGTCTCGTCTCAGGAGAGTATCTGAGCCACCTCGCCGGAGTGCTGTATAAAAGAATTTTAACCCGCCTCACATCATCTCGGTGA